In Labrys wisconsinensis, a single genomic region encodes these proteins:
- a CDS encoding MATE family efflux transporter: MPDSATTLDAAAPPERAAPKFVHGSTARHVVVMTATASLGLMAIFVVDLLNLFYIARLGDTVLTAAVGYASTILFVTTSICIGLMIATGALCSRALGAGDRPLARRLAASSIFWMFAVTMAVALVSLPLIRPMLAALGAMGRTLDVAATYLTIATPTVPVMGLGMAFAGVLRSVGDARRAMYVTLSGAVVAAVLDPLLILFLGWGVPGAAVVLVFSRLVVAYVGYRGAVRLHDLVARPTLAAARADAPAIAAIAGPAVLANLATPVAAGYMTAVLSPFGDAAIAANAVMGRLVPVCFGAVFALSGAVGPILGQNLGAGRLDRVRRTLTDSFLLVTAYVVAVWVVLALARHGVVAVFGITDRGAAALVEFFCLFVAGSWVFHGLLFVANAAFNNLGFPLTSTGFNWGKATLGTVPFAMAGAAWWGAEGALAGQGVGAVLFGLAAVRAAYRAVGRLAVGD; the protein is encoded by the coding sequence ATGCCGGACAGCGCCACCACCCTCGACGCCGCCGCGCCGCCCGAGCGCGCGGCGCCCAAGTTCGTCCACGGCTCGACGGCCCGGCACGTCGTGGTCATGACCGCGACCGCCTCGCTCGGCCTGATGGCGATCTTCGTCGTCGACCTGCTCAACCTGTTCTACATCGCCCGGCTCGGCGACACCGTGCTGACCGCGGCGGTCGGCTATGCCTCGACCATCCTGTTCGTCACCACCTCGATCTGCATCGGCCTGATGATCGCCACCGGCGCGCTGTGCTCGCGCGCGCTCGGGGCCGGCGACCGGCCGCTGGCGCGGCGCCTCGCCGCCTCCTCGATCTTCTGGATGTTCGCGGTCACCATGGCGGTCGCCCTGGTGTCGCTGCCGCTGATCCGGCCGATGCTCGCCGCGCTCGGCGCCATGGGGCGCACGCTCGATGTGGCCGCGACCTATCTCACCATCGCCACGCCGACCGTGCCGGTCATGGGCCTCGGCATGGCCTTCGCCGGAGTGCTGCGCTCGGTGGGCGATGCCCGGCGCGCCATGTATGTGACGCTGTCGGGGGCCGTGGTCGCGGCCGTGCTCGATCCGCTCCTGATCCTGTTCCTCGGCTGGGGCGTGCCGGGCGCCGCCGTCGTGCTGGTGTTCTCGCGCCTGGTGGTGGCCTATGTCGGCTATCGCGGGGCGGTGCGCCTGCACGACCTCGTGGCCCGGCCGACGCTCGCCGCGGCCCGTGCCGATGCGCCGGCGATCGCCGCGATCGCCGGGCCGGCGGTGCTGGCCAACCTCGCCACGCCCGTCGCCGCCGGCTACATGACGGCGGTGCTGTCGCCGTTCGGCGATGCCGCCATCGCCGCCAATGCGGTGATGGGGCGGCTGGTGCCGGTATGCTTCGGCGCGGTCTTCGCGCTCTCGGGCGCGGTCGGCCCGATCCTCGGCCAGAATCTCGGCGCCGGGCGGCTCGACCGGGTGCGCCGCACGCTCACGGATTCCTTCCTGCTCGTCACCGCCTATGTCGTCGCCGTCTGGGTGGTGCTGGCCCTGGCGCGCCACGGCGTGGTGGCGGTGTTCGGCATCACCGACCGCGGCGCCGCGGCGCTGGTCGAGTTCTTCTGCCTGTTCGTCGCAGGCTCCTGGGTGTTCCACGGCCTGCTCTTCGTCGCCAATGCCGCCTTCAACAATCTCGGCTTTCCCCTCACCTCCACCGGCTTCAACTGGGGCAAGGCGACGCTCGGCACCGTGCCCTTCGCCATGGCCGGCGCCGCCTGGTGGGGCGCGGAGGGAGCGCTGGCCGGGCAGGGCGTCGGCGCCGTGCTGTTCGGCCTCGCCGCCGTCCGGGCCGCCTATCGGGCGGTCGGCCGCCTCGCAGTCGGCGATTGA
- a CDS encoding DUF4291 domain-containing protein — translation MRQIPQRQIRAVHDAHTIRVYQAYRDEIADTALARGTFVSPPFSRTRMTWIKPSFLWMMYRAGWGFKDKNQHRILAIDISREGFAWALANSCPSRPPASMTHDEWERMKERSPVRIQWDPERDLHLQALDHRAIQIGLGGESVGRYVDGWIRAITDVTPLAHAVHAHVSAGRLEEARALLPQERPYAPGPEAQQALDRMA, via the coding sequence ATGAGACAGATCCCGCAACGGCAGATCCGCGCCGTCCACGACGCCCACACCATCCGGGTCTACCAGGCCTATCGCGACGAGATCGCCGACACGGCGCTGGCGCGCGGCACCTTCGTCTCGCCGCCGTTCAGCCGGACGCGCATGACCTGGATCAAGCCATCCTTCCTGTGGATGATGTATCGGGCCGGGTGGGGCTTCAAGGACAAGAACCAGCACCGCATCCTCGCCATCGACATCAGCCGGGAGGGTTTCGCCTGGGCGCTGGCGAACAGCTGCCCGAGCAGGCCGCCGGCGTCGATGACGCACGACGAATGGGAGCGCATGAAGGAGCGCTCGCCGGTGCGGATCCAGTGGGACCCCGAGCGCGACCTGCATCTGCAGGCGCTCGACCATCGGGCGATCCAGATCGGTCTCGGCGGCGAATCGGTCGGTCGCTATGTCGACGGCTGGATCCGGGCGATCACCGACGTCACGCCGCTCGCGCATGCCGTCCATGCCCATGTCTCGGCCGGGCGGCTCGAGGAGGCCCGCGCCCTGCTGCCGCAGGAGCGCCCCTACGCGCCCGGGCCGGAGGCCCAGCAGGCGCTCGACCGGATGGCGTGA
- a CDS encoding metal-sensing transcriptional repressor, which translates to MEKHPHVHATHPEIAKRLKRAEGHLKGIIEMIETGRPCLDIAQQLHAVEKAISQAKKTLIQDHLDHCLEDVVGPLARDQRRSIDEFKEITKYL; encoded by the coding sequence ATGGAGAAACATCCTCACGTCCACGCGACCCATCCCGAGATCGCCAAGCGGCTGAAGCGGGCCGAAGGGCATCTCAAGGGGATCATCGAGATGATCGAGACGGGGCGGCCCTGCCTGGACATCGCCCAGCAGCTCCATGCGGTCGAGAAGGCGATCTCCCAGGCCAAGAAGACCCTGATCCAGGATCATCTCGACCATTGCCTCGAGGACGTCGTCGGGCCGCTGGCGCGCGACCAGCGCCGGTCGATCGACGAGTTCAAGGAAATCACCAAGTACCTCTGA
- a CDS encoding adenylosuccinate synthetase, which translates to MPITAEVVIGAGYGDEGKGLLTDALAAPLGADAAVIRFNGGAQAGHTVQAPDGRRHVFHHVGSGALAGARSFLSRFFVANPILLREELAVLAGLGVRPLMAIDPAAPVTLPFDMMLNQMAERARGERRHGSCGLGFGETLERSRHEALRVVAADLARAGLRERLEHVRRAWLPQRLAALGLEPAAEDAALLADERILERWLEDAAIFADAVPVMTIDAVPGRIVFEGAQGLMLDQDRGAFPFVTRSNTGLRNVVALAREAGIDGLDVTYVTRAYVTRHGAGPLAHELSGAPWPDATNLPNPWQGTLRYGTLDLDVLHRAVAADLGDAGGLAVTPRLAVTCLDQVGPAVDFVEGGVRSSAAPEALARRLAARLGAASVLAGRGPTRADLAPVG; encoded by the coding sequence ATGCCCATCACCGCAGAGGTCGTGATCGGTGCCGGCTACGGCGACGAAGGCAAGGGCCTCCTCACCGATGCCCTGGCCGCCCCCCTGGGCGCCGACGCCGCCGTCATCCGCTTCAACGGCGGCGCCCAGGCCGGCCACACCGTGCAGGCGCCGGACGGGCGGCGCCACGTGTTCCATCACGTCGGCAGCGGCGCCCTGGCCGGGGCGCGCAGCTTCCTGTCGCGCTTCTTCGTCGCCAACCCGATCCTGCTGCGCGAGGAGCTGGCCGTGCTGGCGGGGCTCGGCGTTCGCCCGCTCATGGCGATCGATCCGGCGGCCCCGGTGACGCTGCCCTTCGACATGATGCTGAACCAGATGGCCGAGCGGGCGCGGGGCGAGCGCCGCCACGGCTCCTGTGGCCTCGGCTTCGGCGAGACGCTCGAGCGCAGCCGGCACGAGGCCCTGCGGGTGGTCGCGGCCGATCTCGCCCGCGCCGGCCTGCGCGAGCGCCTCGAGCATGTCAGGCGCGCCTGGCTGCCGCAGCGCCTCGCCGCCCTCGGCCTGGAGCCGGCGGCCGAGGATGCGGCCCTGCTGGCGGACGAGCGCATCCTCGAGCGCTGGCTGGAGGATGCGGCGATCTTCGCCGATGCCGTCCCGGTCATGACCATCGACGCCGTGCCCGGCCGCATCGTCTTCGAGGGGGCGCAGGGCCTGATGCTCGACCAGGACCGCGGCGCCTTTCCCTTCGTCACCCGTTCCAACACCGGGCTGCGCAACGTCGTCGCCCTGGCGCGGGAGGCCGGCATCGACGGTCTCGACGTCACCTATGTCACCCGCGCCTATGTCACCCGCCACGGCGCCGGCCCGCTCGCCCACGAATTGTCCGGCGCGCCCTGGCCGGATGCGACCAACCTGCCCAATCCCTGGCAGGGCACGCTGCGCTACGGCACGCTCGACCTCGACGTGCTGCACCGGGCCGTCGCCGCCGATCTCGGCGATGCCGGCGGCCTCGCCGTCACGCCGCGCCTTGCGGTGACCTGCCTCGACCAGGTCGGCCCGGCCGTCGACTTCGTCGAAGGCGGCGTGCGGAGCTCCGCGGCGCCGGAGGCGCTGGCGCGCCGCCTCGCCGCGCGCCTCGGCGCCGCCTCCGTGCTCGCCGGCCGCGGCCCGACGCGGGCGGACCTCGCCCCGGTCGGCTGA
- a CDS encoding monovalent cation:proton antiporter-2 (CPA2) family protein, protein MHHASASFLPSLLLFLGAAVVAVPVFKRIGLGAILGYLVAGVAIGPSGLRLFTDTDTILQIADLGIVLLLFVIGLELQLSRLLAMRRDIFGLGALQLGLCALGLGAVAALLGLSVLGAAVAGIALALSATAIALQVLNERGELQAPYGQRSFAVLLFQDISIVPILALVPLFAVEVAHDEASVSGLVDAGMKVGAVAVVVLVGRYLLNPMFRILANTGAREVMTAAALLLVLGTALLMQFAGMSMALGAFLAGVLLAESNFRHELEADIEPFRGLLLGLFFMGVGMAIDGPLVLAHWPLLAALAIGLAVVKSALVAGLFKLTGSPWRDAFRAGVVLSPAGEFAFVLIPLGRASGFLEAEQAGLLSALAATTMLIGPLVMVGSERLLKRFRPPDPTRDEDFSDAHGRVLMIGFGRFGQIVAQIMRTQEVDVTIIDNDVEMIDVAARFGSKVYFGDGTRLDVLRAAGAGEARIICVMIDDRAAAARIVELVKAEFPLAKVHARAYDRQHALALLEAGVDYFVRETYESAMTFGRHLLETLDVPDEEAEEVIGDVRERDAARLAAQMQGGIYAGMDLIKSRRVVRPEPLEGTGQIGVTLNADAIRAVEAAKEEEETG, encoded by the coding sequence ATGCATCACGCCAGTGCCAGCTTCCTGCCGAGCCTGCTGCTCTTCCTCGGCGCGGCCGTGGTCGCCGTGCCGGTGTTCAAGCGCATCGGGCTCGGCGCGATCCTGGGCTATCTCGTCGCCGGCGTCGCCATCGGCCCGTCGGGCCTGCGGCTCTTCACCGACACCGACACGATCCTGCAGATCGCCGATCTCGGCATCGTGCTGCTGCTGTTCGTCATCGGCCTGGAGCTGCAGCTCAGCCGCCTGCTCGCCATGCGCCGCGACATTTTCGGTCTCGGCGCGCTGCAGCTCGGGCTCTGCGCTCTCGGCCTCGGCGCCGTGGCGGCGCTGCTCGGCCTCTCCGTGCTGGGCGCGGCGGTCGCCGGCATCGCCCTGGCGCTCTCGGCCACGGCCATCGCCCTGCAGGTGCTGAACGAGCGCGGCGAGCTGCAGGCGCCCTACGGCCAGCGCAGCTTCGCCGTGCTCCTGTTCCAGGACATCTCGATCGTGCCGATCCTGGCGCTGGTGCCGCTGTTCGCGGTCGAGGTGGCGCATGACGAGGCCTCCGTCTCCGGGCTGGTCGACGCCGGCATGAAGGTGGGCGCCGTCGCGGTGGTGGTGCTGGTCGGGCGCTACCTGCTCAATCCGATGTTCCGCATTCTCGCCAACACCGGCGCGCGCGAGGTGATGACCGCCGCGGCGCTGCTCCTGGTGCTGGGCACCGCGCTGCTGATGCAGTTCGCCGGCATGTCCATGGCGCTCGGTGCCTTCCTCGCCGGCGTGCTGCTGGCCGAATCGAATTTCCGCCACGAGCTCGAGGCGGATATCGAGCCCTTCCGCGGCCTGCTGCTCGGCCTGTTCTTCATGGGTGTCGGCATGGCCATCGACGGGCCGCTGGTGCTCGCCCATTGGCCGCTGCTGGCCGCGCTGGCGATCGGCCTCGCCGTGGTCAAGTCGGCGCTGGTCGCCGGCCTGTTCAAGCTCACCGGCTCGCCCTGGCGCGATGCGTTCAGGGCCGGCGTGGTGCTGTCGCCGGCGGGCGAGTTCGCCTTCGTCCTGATCCCGCTCGGTCGCGCCTCCGGCTTCCTCGAGGCCGAGCAGGCCGGCCTGCTCTCGGCCCTGGCGGCGACGACGATGCTCATCGGGCCGCTGGTCATGGTCGGCTCCGAGCGCCTGCTCAAGCGCTTCCGCCCGCCGGACCCGACCCGCGACGAGGACTTCTCCGACGCCCATGGCCGGGTGCTGATGATCGGCTTCGGCCGCTTCGGCCAGATCGTGGCGCAGATCATGCGCACCCAGGAGGTCGACGTCACCATCATCGACAACGACGTCGAGATGATCGATGTCGCGGCGCGCTTCGGCAGCAAGGTCTATTTCGGCGACGGCACCCGGCTCGACGTGCTGCGGGCCGCCGGCGCCGGGGAGGCGCGCATCATCTGCGTCATGATCGACGACCGGGCGGCGGCGGCGCGCATCGTCGAGCTGGTCAAGGCGGAATTCCCCCTGGCCAAGGTGCATGCCCGCGCCTATGACCGCCAGCACGCGCTGGCGCTCCTGGAGGCGGGGGTCGACTATTTCGTCCGCGAGACCTATGAGAGTGCCATGACCTTCGGGCGCCACCTCCTGGAGACGCTCGACGTGCCGGATGAGGAGGCCGAGGAGGTGATCGGCGACGTGCGCGAGCGCGACGCGGCCCGGCTCGCCGCCCAGATGCAGGGCGGCATCTATGCCGGCATGGATCTGATCAAGTCCCGCCGCGTGGTGCGGCCCGAGCCGCTCGAGGGCACCGGCCAGATCGGCGTCACCCTCAATGCGGATGCGATCCGCGCCGTGGAAGCGGCCAAGGAGGAGGAGGAGACGGGCTGA
- a CDS encoding cupin domain-containing protein produces MKDWILPLRHFRDELGRDGKPFFVGMAHGSMTVELYKPVGRDPQQPHEQDELYFVVAGTGTFFKNGERRPFAPGDVIFVEAWAEHRFEDFSEGFETWVVFWGPKGGEAGLPAAG; encoded by the coding sequence ATGAAGGACTGGATCCTGCCGCTCCGGCATTTCCGCGATGAGCTCGGCCGCGACGGCAAGCCCTTCTTCGTCGGCATGGCCCACGGCTCGATGACGGTGGAGCTCTACAAGCCGGTCGGCCGCGACCCCCAGCAGCCGCACGAGCAGGACGAGCTCTATTTCGTCGTCGCCGGCACCGGCACCTTCTTCAAGAACGGCGAGCGGCGCCCCTTCGCCCCCGGCGACGTCATCTTCGTCGAGGCCTGGGCCGAGCACCGCTTCGAGGATTTCTCCGAAGGTTTCGAGACCTGGGTGGTGTTCTGGGGGCCGAAGGGCGGGGAAGCAGGCCTGCCCGCCGCCGGGTGA
- a CDS encoding DUF1127 domain-containing protein produces the protein MSAITSRSSSGFVASVAAAARTVVRGVGRILTALKNRRQVASLLEADPGMLRDLGLTPMDVHGALAEPLWRDPSARLLIWSVERRAAARAAARDNLLGLASEPDGSGTRPAERCL, from the coding sequence ATGTCCGCGATCACGTCCCGTTCCTCGTCCGGTTTCGTCGCCTCGGTGGCGGCAGCGGCGCGCACGGTGGTCCGTGGCGTCGGGCGCATTCTCACGGCCCTGAAAAATCGCCGGCAAGTCGCGAGCCTCCTGGAGGCCGACCCCGGCATGCTGCGCGATCTCGGCCTGACGCCGATGGACGTGCACGGCGCGCTCGCCGAGCCGCTGTGGCGCGATCCTTCGGCCCGGCTGCTGATCTGGTCCGTCGAACGGCGGGCCGCCGCCCGCGCCGCCGCGCGCGACAATCTTCTCGGCCTGGCGTCCGAGCCGGACGGCTCCGGCACCCGCCCGGCCGAGCGCTGCCTCTAG
- a CDS encoding nickel/cobalt efflux transporter produces MPSFADLLQQSSAHAWLFVPSAILLGALHGLEPGHSKTMMAAFIVAIRGTVTQAVLLGLAATASHTLVVWAIALGGLYLWQGVNAETFEPYFQLASAAIIIGIALWMLWRTREDQRRARAAAGDHDHARHGHSHGEAIRRIDTGHGVIAVEVFEDGVPPRWRIRTERGHTWAAGDVAIVTERPDGARQSFAFADKGAYLESIDEIPEPHAFTARVSLGHGGHSHDYDLTFVEGHGPMHEASRGLEVATDGYRDAHELAHADDIRRRFADRSVTTWQIVIFGLTGGLIPCPAAITVLLLCLQIKQFSLGFVLVLCFSIGLAITLVTVGAAAALSVRQATRRWSWFGGLARRAPYVSGILIIAVGLYVGYHGWAELAARALPGG; encoded by the coding sequence ATGCCGTCCTTTGCCGATCTGCTGCAGCAGAGCTCCGCCCATGCGTGGCTGTTCGTCCCGAGCGCGATCCTGCTCGGCGCCCTGCACGGGCTGGAGCCGGGGCATTCGAAGACGATGATGGCCGCCTTCATCGTCGCAATCCGCGGAACGGTGACGCAGGCCGTGCTGCTGGGCCTCGCCGCCACGGCGTCGCACACCCTCGTCGTCTGGGCCATCGCGCTCGGCGGCCTCTATCTCTGGCAGGGCGTGAACGCCGAGACGTTCGAGCCCTATTTCCAGCTCGCCTCGGCCGCGATCATCATCGGCATCGCGCTCTGGATGCTGTGGCGCACCCGGGAGGACCAGCGACGGGCCAGGGCGGCGGCAGGCGATCACGATCATGCCCGCCACGGCCACAGCCACGGCGAGGCGATCCGCCGCATCGACACCGGACACGGCGTGATCGCGGTCGAGGTGTTCGAGGACGGGGTGCCGCCGCGCTGGCGCATCCGCACCGAGCGCGGCCACACCTGGGCCGCGGGGGATGTCGCGATCGTCACCGAGCGGCCGGACGGCGCACGGCAATCCTTCGCCTTCGCCGACAAGGGCGCCTATCTCGAATCGATCGACGAGATCCCCGAGCCGCACGCATTCACGGCGCGCGTCAGCCTCGGCCACGGCGGCCATAGCCATGACTACGACCTGACCTTCGTCGAGGGCCACGGCCCCATGCACGAGGCGTCGCGCGGGCTGGAGGTCGCCACGGACGGCTATCGGGACGCCCACGAGCTGGCGCACGCCGACGACATCCGTCGCAGGTTCGCCGATCGCAGCGTGACCACCTGGCAGATCGTCATCTTCGGCCTGACCGGCGGCCTGATCCCCTGCCCGGCCGCGATCACGGTGCTGCTGCTCTGCCTGCAGATCAAGCAGTTCAGCCTCGGCTTCGTCCTGGTGCTCTGCTTCTCGATCGGGCTCGCCATCACCCTCGTCACCGTCGGCGCCGCGGCAGCCCTGAGCGTGCGCCAGGCGACCAGGCGCTGGTCATGGTTCGGCGGCCTGGCTCGGCGGGCCCCCTATGTCTCCGGCATCCTGATCATCGCCGTCGGCCTCTATGTCGGCTATCACGGCTGGGCCGAGCTGGCCGCGCGGGCCTTGCCGGGCGGCTGA
- a CDS encoding LysR substrate-binding domain-containing protein, whose product MAVLLDIDQLRTFIAIAETGSFTKAAEAVYKTQSAVSMQMKRLEERIGKAIFERDGRASKLTEDGERLLDYARRIVKLNMDAINAFSETELTGRVRLGVPDDYADRYLPEIMARFSQSNPRVEVTIVCEPTPMLVDRILASDLDLAIITHVEHKGPAEFIRHERLLWVTSNRHSVHEETPVPLALGRVNCNWRQAAIDRLETLGRAYRVLYSSWNSTAVGAAVLAGLAVSVLPESAIRPGMRVLGPSDGYPPLPSCKIGLLRNWRERTSLADALADLIIQSLDNLASQSEAAE is encoded by the coding sequence ATGGCCGTGCTTCTCGACATCGACCAGCTCAGGACCTTCATCGCCATTGCCGAGACCGGCAGCTTCACCAAGGCGGCGGAGGCGGTCTACAAGACCCAGTCCGCGGTTTCCATGCAGATGAAGCGGCTGGAAGAGCGCATCGGCAAGGCGATCTTCGAGCGCGACGGCCGCGCCTCGAAGCTGACCGAGGACGGCGAGCGCCTGCTCGACTATGCCCGGCGCATCGTCAAGCTCAACATGGACGCGATCAACGCCTTCTCCGAGACCGAGCTCACCGGACGGGTGCGCCTCGGGGTGCCGGACGACTATGCCGACCGCTACCTGCCGGAGATCATGGCCCGCTTCTCCCAGTCCAATCCGCGGGTCGAGGTCACCATCGTCTGCGAGCCGACGCCGATGCTGGTCGACCGCATCCTGGCCTCGGACCTGGACCTGGCCATCATCACCCATGTCGAGCACAAGGGGCCGGCGGAGTTCATCCGCCACGAGCGCCTGCTCTGGGTGACCTCCAACCGCCATTCCGTGCACGAGGAGACGCCGGTGCCGCTCGCCCTCGGCCGGGTCAACTGCAACTGGCGGCAGGCGGCGATCGACCGGCTGGAGACGCTCGGCCGCGCCTATCGCGTGCTCTATTCCAGCTGGAACTCCACCGCGGTCGGCGCCGCCGTCCTGGCGGGCCTGGCCGTCTCCGTGCTGCCGGAAAGCGCCATCCGTCCCGGCATGCGCGTGCTCGGGCCCTCCGACGGCTACCCGCCGCTGCCCTCCTGCAAGATCGGCCTCCTGCGCAACTGGCGCGAGCGCACCTCGCTGGCCGACGCGCTCGCCGACCTGATCATCCAGAGCCTCGACAACCTGGCCAGCCAGTCCGAAGCGGCGGAGTAG
- a CDS encoding NUDIX hydrolase codes for MDEIRPILTVDVVLFTIRGSDLCVALQRRDREPFAGRPALIGGYVHVDEDADTLATAGRVLRDKAGLAGLFLEQLATFSGPGRDPRGWSASVAYYALVPEARLAPVLERGSEIVPVEAIPPLPFDHERIVAAGVRRLRNKGAWSSLPAFLLPEHFTLPQLREIYEVVLGMALNDSAFRRKIDELQVIEPVAGAFSRASDRPARLYRLRQEALQEFNRMV; via the coding sequence ATGGACGAGATCCGCCCGATCCTCACCGTCGACGTCGTGCTGTTCACCATTCGCGGCAGCGACCTCTGCGTGGCCCTGCAGCGCCGCGACCGCGAGCCCTTCGCCGGGCGGCCGGCCCTGATCGGCGGCTATGTCCATGTCGACGAGGATGCGGACACGCTGGCGACGGCGGGGCGGGTGCTGCGGGACAAGGCCGGCCTCGCCGGCCTGTTCCTGGAGCAGCTCGCGACCTTCTCGGGGCCCGGGCGCGACCCGCGCGGCTGGTCGGCCTCGGTGGCCTATTACGCGCTGGTGCCGGAGGCCCGGCTGGCGCCGGTGCTGGAGCGCGGCAGCGAGATCGTCCCGGTCGAGGCCATTCCGCCTCTGCCCTTCGATCACGAGCGGATCGTCGCCGCCGGCGTGCGCCGGCTGCGCAACAAGGGCGCCTGGTCCTCGCTGCCGGCCTTCCTGCTGCCCGAGCACTTCACCCTGCCCCAGCTCCGGGAGATCTACGAGGTGGTGCTCGGCATGGCCCTCAACGACAGCGCCTTCCGCCGCAAGATCGACGAATTGCAGGTGATCGAGCCGGTCGCCGGCGCCTTCAGCCGGGCGAGCGACCGGCCGGCCCGGCTCTACCGGCTGCGGCAGGAGGCGCTGCAGGAATTCAACCGCATGGTGTGA
- a CDS encoding GNAT family N-acetyltransferase, whose amino-acid sequence MQIRLLRRDEVGTLWAIDRSEIIDAIYVLREGRLVLTPEHHDVRGWPPGEPEAYTPLLLACHDRGGAFFGAFDGAALAGAAVLDTLGRGSSRDLLQLMFLHVGSACRGRGLGVELFGLCLRAARARGAAGLYVSATESQATVDFYRRRGCTLAATPDPDLFALEPRDIHLEYRFDDGTAA is encoded by the coding sequence ATGCAGATCCGCCTCCTGCGACGCGACGAGGTCGGGACGCTCTGGGCCATCGACCGTTCCGAGATCATCGATGCGATCTATGTCCTGCGCGAGGGCCGCCTGGTGCTCACGCCCGAGCACCACGACGTGCGGGGCTGGCCGCCGGGCGAGCCCGAGGCCTACACGCCCCTGCTCCTGGCCTGCCACGATCGGGGCGGAGCCTTCTTCGGCGCCTTCGACGGAGCGGCGCTGGCCGGCGCCGCCGTGCTGGACACGCTGGGGCGCGGCTCCTCCCGCGATCTCCTGCAGCTGATGTTCCTGCATGTCGGCAGCGCCTGCCGCGGGCGCGGCCTCGGGGTCGAGCTGTTCGGGCTGTGCCTGCGCGCAGCCCGCGCGCGGGGCGCCGCCGGGCTCTATGTCTCCGCGACCGAGAGCCAGGCGACCGTCGACTTCTATCGCCGCCGCGGCTGCACGCTCGCGGCCACGCCCGATCCGGACCTGTTCGCCCTCGAGCCGCGGGACATCCACCTCGAATATCGCTTCGACGACGGGACGGCGGCCTGA
- a CDS encoding DUF937 domain-containing protein has translation MTNLYEILQNAQGGQAMENLARQFNLSQQQTQAAVEALLPAFSMGLKRQAGDPAAAPNLFGLMGGVSPEAFQNPMAAFTQVQAQGNEVLGALFGSKDASRAVADQAAALSGVGSAVLKAMLPVLAAMLMGGLQKTATTQPGLQDVFGQVLGGLFGGQAAPQAPQPTPQVQPNLNGGGLLGAILGSLLQQGVQQAQPAAPPPQAAPPSQPSPADVLGGMFETGRQMQQAHLDSLQTIFDSFLGKK, from the coding sequence ATGACCAATCTCTACGAGATCCTGCAGAACGCCCAGGGCGGCCAGGCGATGGAGAACCTCGCCCGCCAGTTCAACCTGTCGCAGCAGCAGACGCAGGCCGCGGTCGAGGCGCTGCTCCCCGCCTTCTCCATGGGTCTGAAGCGCCAGGCCGGCGACCCGGCGGCGGCGCCGAACCTGTTCGGCCTGATGGGCGGCGTCAGCCCCGAGGCCTTCCAGAATCCGATGGCCGCCTTCACGCAAGTGCAGGCCCAGGGCAACGAGGTGCTCGGCGCCCTGTTCGGCTCCAAGGATGCCAGCCGTGCCGTCGCGGACCAGGCGGCGGCGCTCAGCGGCGTCGGGTCTGCCGTGCTCAAGGCGATGCTGCCGGTCCTCGCCGCCATGCTGATGGGCGGCCTGCAGAAGACCGCGACGACGCAGCCCGGCCTGCAGGACGTGTTCGGCCAGGTGCTCGGCGGCCTGTTCGGCGGCCAGGCCGCCCCGCAGGCGCCCCAGCCGACGCCGCAGGTCCAGCCCAACCTCAACGGCGGCGGCCTGCTCGGCGCCATCCTCGGCTCGCTGTTGCAGCAGGGCGTCCAGCAGGCCCAGCCCGCCGCGCCGCCGCCCCAGGCCGCGCCGCCGTCGCAGCCCTCGCCGGCGGACGTGCTTGGCGGGATGTTCGAGACCGGGCGGCAGATGCAGCAGGCGCATCTCGACTCCCTGCAGACGATCTTCGACAGCTTCCTCGGCAAGAAGTAA